One genomic window of Candidatus Aenigmatarchaeota archaeon includes the following:
- a CDS encoding site-specific DNA-methyltransferase has translation MNKIPDNSVHLAITSPPYNVGKNYDNHNDKMDYQEYLNWLEKVWIETKRVLVPGGRFALNIAPTGIKNFIPIHHDFANQLRKIGMKFRTEIIWYKQTMLKRTAWGSFKSPANPHIVPSWEYILVFSKNEDRLEGSYKNADITKEEFMKFSDGMWYISPETQRNGHPAPFPEELIYRLIKFYSYKGNTVLDMFGGTGTVAVVALKTGRNFIHIDISPEYCKTAENRLAKAKRELSQLKLSSLH, from the coding sequence ATGAATAAAATACCAGATAATTCTGTCCATTTAGCTATTACTTCTCCACCATACAATGTTGGAAAAAATTATGACAATCACAACGATAAAATGGATTATCAGGAATATCTAAATTGGCTAGAAAAAGTTTGGATAGAAACAAAAAGGGTTTTAGTGCCTGGTGGAAGATTTGCTCTAAATATTGCACCCACAGGAATTAAAAATTTTATTCCAATACATCATGATTTTGCTAATCAGCTTAGAAAAATTGGTATGAAATTTAGAACTGAAATAATATGGTATAAACAAACAATGTTAAAAAGGACTGCTTGGGGTAGTTTTAAAAGCCCTGCTAATCCTCATATCGTTCCTTCTTGGGAGTATATTTTGGTTTTCTCAAAAAATGAAGATAGATTAGAAGGATCTTATAAAAACGCTGATATTACAAAAGAAGAATTTATGAAATTCTCTGATGGGATGTGGTATATTTCCCCAGAAACTCAAAGAAATGGACATCCTGCACCATTTCCAGAAGAATTAATATATCGTCTTATAAAATTCTATTCTTATAAGGGAAATACTGTTTTAGATATGTTTGGTGGAACAGGAACAGTAGCTGTTGTTGCATTAAAAACAGGAAGGAATTTTATTCATATAGATATTTCACCAGAATATTGTAAAACTGCAGAAAATAGATTAGCAAAAGCTAAAAGGGAATTATCTCAATTGAAACTATCATCTCTTCATTGA
- a CDS encoding BsaWI family type II restriction enzyme — protein MSKKEYETVDERQSYVQKSGQEWENKVMDFVNQELKKLGSDLVVISGRSVKKGSALWNKLSIPVGKGETSQKIWGDIDLIVIDKQENPIAVISCKTSLHGRFSETLFYAVVLKEIVEDLKVVFATSDKGRQQKGSEWQSEWGSEEKPTKDRLLGSHYLDGVYVLNPKTKLGSMIKHLDELPKDLINWQKSMKR, from the coding sequence ATGTCTAAAAAAGAGTATGAAACTGTTGATGAAAGACAGAGTTATGTTCAAAAAAGTGGCCAGGAATGGGAAAATAAGGTAATGGATTTTGTTAATCAAGAGCTCAAAAAATTAGGTTCTGATTTAGTTGTTATAAGTGGTAGAAGTGTTAAGAAGGGTTCGGCTCTTTGGAATAAACTTTCAATACCTGTTGGTAAAGGCGAAACCTCACAAAAAATTTGGGGTGATATAGATTTGATAGTTATAGATAAACAGGAAAATCCTATTGCAGTAATAAGTTGTAAGACAAGCTTGCATGGCAGATTTTCAGAAACTCTTTTCTATGCAGTTGTTCTAAAAGAGATAGTTGAAGATTTGAAAGTTGTTTTTGCCACTTCAGATAAAGGAAGACAACAAAAAGGCAGTGAATGGCAATCAGAATGGGGGAGTGAAGAAAAACCAACAAAAGATAGATTGTTGGGAAGCCATTATTTAGATGGTGTCTATGTTCTGAATCCAAAAACAAAGCTAGGTAGCATGATAAAACATTTAGATGAACTACCGAAGGATTTAATTAATTGGCAAAAATCAATGAAGAGATGA
- the endA gene encoding tRNA-intron lyase: protein MLKGELIEHRVLVFEKSEDLDKLVESGYGKWLDDKLELALVEAMYLVNKGKLIVEKEGVALDKKDFLKYCEDNERNFHARLIVYTDLRERGFVVKTGFKFGCDFRVYERGVKIKKGPKEAYEHTKWVVHAIPEEFNCSFPELSRAVRLAQNIRTEMIWAIVDTEGDVTYYMIKRITP, encoded by the coding sequence ATGTTAAAAGGTGAATTAATAGAACATAGGGTTCTGGTTTTTGAAAAATCCGAGGATTTGGATAAATTAGTAGAATCTGGATATGGAAAATGGTTAGATGATAAGTTGGAATTGGCCCTAGTTGAGGCCATGTATCTTGTAAATAAAGGTAAACTTATTGTTGAAAAGGAAGGTGTTGCTTTAGATAAAAAAGATTTTTTAAAATATTGTGAAGATAATGAGAGAAACTTCCATGCAAGGTTGATTGTTTACACGGATCTAAGGGAAAGAGGTTTTGTGGTAAAAACAGGGTTTAAGTTTGGCTGCGATTTCCGTGTTTATGAAAGAGGTGTAAAGATAAAAAAAGGCCCTAAGGAAGCTTATGAGCACACCAAATGGGTTGTCCATGCCATACCTGAGGAATTCAACTGCTCATTTCCAGAACTATCAAGAGCTGTTAGGCTGGCACAAAATATAAGGACAGAGATGATATGGGCTATAGTAGACACCGAAGGTGATGTCACATATTATATGATAAAGAGGATAACACCTTAA
- a CDS encoding ATP cone domain-containing protein gives MPRILVRKRGGYLEDFDEDKIKKSLIKAGCTEKDAEKIASSIKDWAERQPGKIVNSVEIERQVVEHTREKHKDVLITFLAYGRNKIKPIKRIFNKKDIAQMLTSLFVIIQIYVIESVSVPIWQALSVLFISIFTNMLILWLIEGKEMWKHLISGFVVVTILSAIIGSILQENLSSIIVAMSVGLPVSAMVDVLKG, from the coding sequence TTGCCAAGAATACTTGTAAGAAAAAGGGGCGGTTATTTAGAGGATTTTGATGAGGATAAAATAAAAAAATCTTTAATAAAAGCTGGATGCACTGAGAAAGACGCAGAAAAAATAGCTTCATCCATAAAAGATTGGGCAGAAAGACAGCCTGGAAAAATTGTAAATTCAGTTGAGATAGAAAGACAGGTTGTAGAACACACTAGAGAGAAACACAAGGATGTCCTAATAACCTTCCTCGCTTATGGTAGAAATAAAATAAAACCAATAAAGAGAATTTTTAATAAAAAGGATATAGCCCAGATGCTAACCTCACTTTTTGTGATCATTCAAATATATGTGATAGAAAGTGTTTCTGTTCCGATATGGCAAGCCCTTTCTGTCCTTTTTATTAGCATATTTACAAACATGCTGATACTTTGGTTGATTGAGGGAAAGGAGATGTGGAAACATTTGATATCTGGATTTGTAGTTGTAACCATACTTTCTGCAATTATTGGATCAATACTTCAGGAAAATTTAAGTTCTATTATAGTTGCGATGTCCGTAGGTTTGCCAGTATCAGCTATGGTCGATGTGCTAAAGGGTTAA
- a CDS encoding mRNA surveillance protein pelota has protein sequence MRVLKSDLKHSTLTLKVENDDDLWHLINILERGDNILARTIRTKFIERDGQKIKIGKTPMTLKIELEKFEFNENIFNLRLTGRILEGPEDVQKGSYHTIEIEVGSTLTITKEWRKHHLDRIKKSQLKTPKILLAVVDASEATFGVLDGKGLRIVSELRNHHSMQYEEDKIEEFYLKVASELNTLSEDCKKVILAGPGFAKEHIKKIIEKKYRELNQKIIVDSVSSSTRSGINEILKRGNFEKIIQESEALRETKLVEEFFTHLRKEDGLVTYGFNEVRRADDFGAVDTLLISDQKIKDKEIEKLVDSIEKKGGKIEIISTGHSSGEQFNRIGGIGAFLRFKL, from the coding sequence ATGAGAGTCCTTAAGTCAGATCTTAAACACTCCACTCTCACTTTGAAGGTGGAAAATGATGACGATCTTTGGCACCTAATAAATATTCTTGAAAGGGGTGATAATATTCTTGCGAGAACAATCAGGACAAAATTCATAGAAAGGGATGGACAAAAAATAAAAATAGGAAAAACACCAATGACACTAAAAATAGAACTGGAAAAGTTTGAATTCAATGAAAACATCTTTAATCTTAGGTTGACTGGAAGAATCTTGGAAGGTCCTGAGGATGTACAAAAAGGTTCTTATCACACAATAGAAATAGAAGTTGGTTCCACACTGACAATAACAAAGGAATGGAGGAAGCATCACCTCGATAGAATAAAAAAATCACAATTAAAAACTCCAAAAATACTTCTTGCAGTTGTCGATGCATCAGAAGCCACTTTTGGTGTTTTGGATGGCAAAGGCCTTAGAATAGTTTCAGAGTTAAGGAATCATCATTCAATGCAATATGAGGAAGATAAAATAGAGGAATTCTACCTTAAAGTTGCATCTGAATTAAACACACTTTCAGAAGATTGTAAAAAAGTTATATTGGCCGGTCCTGGATTTGCCAAAGAACATATCAAGAAAATAATTGAAAAAAAATATAGAGAATTGAATCAAAAAATTATTGTTGATTCAGTTTCTTCTTCCACGAGGTCTGGAATAAATGAAATACTTAAAAGAGGAAATTTTGAGAAAATAATTCAGGAAAGTGAGGCTTTGAGAGAAACCAAACTTGTGGAAGAGTTTTTCACACACTTAAGGAAGGAAGATGGACTTGTCACATACGGTTTTAATGAGGTCAGAAGAGCAGATGATTTTGGGGCTGTGGATACACTTTTGATTTCTGATCAAAAAATAAAGGATAAAGAAATAGAAAAACTAGTTGATTCAATAGAAAAGAAAGGAGGTAAGATAGAAATAATATCAACAGGTCATTCTTCCGGTGAGCAATTCAACAGGATTGGTGGTATAGGGGCTTTTTTGAGATTTAAATTGTAA
- a CDS encoding DUF63 family protein produces MSITDFLFEYFIKPIKAGEGYNPINTLVYSVFFVFFSYLLFFILKKLKIKIGKEIIISTTPWIIFGIFLRLLEDMGIIRSYLLVTPNIWFIFFLLITSLLAITKIIERKFCIPYYKLMFISGIIFAAIPLPFFKILNPRGILYFLFWFFPILILIKIINWTKENKLVFLSQMYDATATFVSIQYFGYMEQHVLPRSIIQITGTPFSFFLLKLAVVIFVLRMLDKYSDDKDLRNYLKLVIGLLGFITGTRDILRLILLV; encoded by the coding sequence ATGTCGATTACCGATTTTTTATTTGAATATTTTATCAAACCAATAAAAGCGGGGGAAGGTTACAATCCAATAAACACCCTTGTTTATTCTGTTTTTTTTGTCTTTTTCTCCTACTTACTTTTTTTCATCCTAAAAAAACTTAAAATAAAAATAGGGAAAGAAATTATAATTTCAACAACGCCTTGGATAATTTTTGGGATATTCTTAAGATTATTGGAAGACATGGGAATTATAAGAAGCTATCTCTTAGTTACACCAAACATATGGTTTATATTCTTCTTACTGATAACTTCACTTTTGGCAATAACCAAAATAATCGAAAGAAAATTTTGCATACCATACTATAAACTGATGTTCATCTCCGGAATAATTTTTGCTGCAATTCCATTACCTTTTTTTAAGATACTAAATCCAAGAGGAATATTATATTTTTTATTTTGGTTTTTTCCAATCTTGATTTTAATTAAAATAATAAATTGGACAAAGGAAAACAAACTCGTATTTCTTTCTCAAATGTATGACGCCACCGCCACTTTTGTTTCAATTCAATATTTTGGATACATGGAGCAACATGTTCTACCAAGATCTATAATTCAAATAACGGGAACCCCCTTTTCCTTTTTTTTATTAAAACTTGCAGTTGTGATATTTGTTTTGAGGATGTTGGACAAATATTCAGATGACAAGGATTTGAGAAATTACTTGAAGTTGGTTATTGGTCTTTTGGGATTTATAACTGGCACGAGAGATATACTTAGATTGATACTTCTTGTATAA